A single window of Gossypium hirsutum isolate 1008001.06 chromosome A10, Gossypium_hirsutum_v2.1, whole genome shotgun sequence DNA harbors:
- the LOC107890137 gene encoding disease resistance protein RPS6-like produces the protein MENQKSELKQMVEDLQRDLEAKGDEKNDLVNQIIRECLKNKSLQHVSQGGVLEIGLHAACEEAKVSTCSPYKFKHISYPGKEPLDIAEEILCNYYSGATCGIRNLVDKCLLDIKDDIFISTHDMLEEMGKDIVMQESRHPGKRSRLWNHKDVKEVLKYNKGTGLIEGIKLDMTQIDNLQLCATAFEKMHKLRYIDFKFRLYNIAALYQDQFNYKKLYATQVESIPLPDELRILSWDHYPFKSLSGFNPKNLVVLRLRNGNMKQLWNEDDHMDLVNLKEIDISNCKNLRKIPNFSGAINLKLLRYSKCESLVELPCLDYLASLLNFGFRLHGGCSSLKKFYQVPSHFHSLDVSGIGTKEVPNSIEHLIKLVSLLVKKISINISKLESLCELDLSNCPMIKFPEIPRSLTELNLSGTQIEEVSLPFDSLCNLQTLNMSGSRVKKVSIKLESLRNLDLSHCPLVEFPEIPKSLTSLNLSGTLIEEVSSSFEPLGYLKDIYLSGTRVKCVLVNLESLRYLNLSRCPIMKFPEIPRNLMRLDLSGTQIEEVALSLDTLSNLQYLNISGSSIQKLQCNIVLFDSKEIPSVNVASSVLRFKSLKFLKMNHCRSLKLLSELPPYQQILYVHDCTSLEKVSFADQNLYQFDSLGDDDGYVFSMLFCNCFNLNQESIDNIEVNAMIKIGFLAKKWASGKQNFIK, from the exons ATGGAGAATCAAAAATCAGAGTTGAAGCAAATGGTTGAGGACCTTCAAAGAGATTTGGAAGCAAAAGGAGATGagaaaaatgatttagtgaaCCAAATCATCAGAGAATGCTTAAAGAACAAGAGCTTGCAGCATGtaagccaaggaggagtgttggaAATTGGCCTGCATGCAGcatgtgaagaagccaaagtgtCAACATGCAGCCCATACAAATTCAAGCACATAAGTTATCCGGGTAAA GAACCCTTGGATATTGCAGAAGAAATTCTATGTAATTATTATTCAGGTGCAACGTGTGGAATAAGAAATTTGGTCGACAAGTGCCTACTTGATATCAAAgatgatatatttatttctacACATGACATGCTTGAAGAGATGGGCAAAGACATTGTTATGCAAGAATCTAGACATCCTGGAAAACGCAGTAGGTTATGGAATCATAAAGACGTGAAAGAAGTGCTCAAATataacaaa GGGACTGGCCTAATTGAAGGCATAAAGTTAGACATGACTCAAATTGATAATCTACAACTTTGTGCTACTGCTTTTGAGAAGATGCATAAGCTTAGATATATCGACTTCAAGTTTCGTCTGTACAATATTGCAGCGTTATATCAAGACCAATTTAATTATAAGAAGCTATATGCAACCCAAGTTGAAAGTATACCTCTTCCTGATGAGCTAAGAATTCTTAGCTGGGATCATTACCCCTTCAAGTCTTTATCGGGTTTTAATCCAAAAAATCTTGTTGTGTTGAGATTACGGAATGGCaacatgaaacaactttggaaTGAAGACGATCATATG GATCTTGTTAATTTAAAGGAAATTGACATTTCAAATTGCAAGAATTTAAGGAAGATACCTAATTTTTCTGGAGCTATTAACCTTAAACTCCTTCGATACTCTAAGTGTGAAAGTTTGGTTGAACTTCCTTGCCTCGATTATTTGGCATCTCTCCTCAACTTCGGGTTTCGACTCCATGGAGGTTGTAGTAGTCTCAAGAAGTTTTATCAGGTACCAAGTCACTTTCATTCTTTGGACGTATCAGGAATTGGAACAAAAGAAGTGCCTAATTCAATTGAGCATCTCATCAAACTTGTAAGCTTGTTGGTCAAAAAAATATCGATCAATATTTCAAAGTTGGAATCCCTTTGTGAACTAGATCTTAGTAATTGTCCAATGATCAAATTTCCAGAAATCCCAAGAAGCTTAACAGAATTAAACTTATCTGGCACTCAAATTGAAGAAGTGTCATTACCTTTCGACTCTCTATGTAATCTTCAGACCTTAAATATGAGTGGCTCAAGGGTAAAAAAAGTATCGATCAAGTTGGAATCCCTTCGTAATTTGGATCTTAGTCATTGCCCATTGGTTGAATTCCCAGAAATCCCAAAAAGCTTAACAAGCTTAAACTTATCTGGGACTCTAATCGAAGAAGTATCCTCTTCTTTTGAACCTTTGGGTTATCTTAAGGACATATATTTGAGTGGCACAAGGGTAAAATGTGTATTGGTGAACTTGGAATCCCTTCGTTATCTAAATCTTAGTCGTTGCCCAATCATGAAATTCCCAGAAATCCCAAGAAACTTAATGAGATTAGACTTAAGTGGAACTCAAATTGAAGAAGTGGCCTTGTCCTTAGACACCTTAAGTAATCTTCAATACTTAAATATAAGCGGCTCAAGTATTCAAAAGCTACAGTGTAATATCGTTCTGTTCGATTCGAAAGAGATTCCAAGTGTTAATGTGGCCTCATCAGTCTTAAGGTTTAAAAgccttaaatttttgaaaatgaatcaTTGTAGGAGCCTTAAATTACTCTCAGAGCTTCCACCATATCAACAAATCTTGTATGTACATGACTGCACATCATTAGAAAAAGTATCCTTCGCTGATCAAAATTTATATCAGTTTGATTCATTAGGTGATGATGATGGCTATGTGTTTAGCATGTTATTTTGTAATTGCTTCAACCTGAACCAAGAGTCAATTGATAACATTGAGGTGAATGCCATGATCAAAATTGGATTCCTAGCTAAGAAATGGGCATCCGGGaaacaaaatttcatcaaataa
- the LOC107889671 gene encoding disease resistance protein RPV1-like → MSSSSSSFPRQVKHQVFLSFRGEDTRLNFTAHLHKALKDSGLNIFFDEDTLEKGEPLSPAVSQGIAASNLSIIVLSKDYASLKSCLAEVSNIMDRKHTQKHTALPIFYHVDPSDVRNLGRSFKTSFEDHESKRPTNEMKQWKTAFAEVGTLKGIHIKDDKPETKYINEIVDDVTRKLMNTMPRSTSEKLFGMDY, encoded by the exons ATGTCgtcgtcttcttcttcttttcctcgtCAAGTGAAGCATCAAGTTTTCTTGAGCTTCAGAGGTGAAGACACGCGTCTTAACTTCACAGCTCATCTACACAAAGCTTTGAAAGACAGCGGACTGAATATCTTCTTCGATGAAGATACACTAGAGAAAGGGGAGCCACTTTCACCAGCAGTTTCTCAAGGAATTGCAGCCTCAAATCTCTCCATCATCGTTTTATCTAAAGACTACGCTTCTTTGAAATCATGCTTGGCTGAAGTTTCTAACATTATGGACCGCAAGCACACACAAAAGCATACTGCTCTTCCCATCTTTTACCATGTTGATCCCTCTGATGTGCGAAATCTTGGAAGGAGTTTCAAAACATCCTTTGAAGACCATGAATCAAAGAGGCCCACTAATGAAATGAAACAATGGAAAACTGCTTTCGCTGAAGTAGGGACACTAAAAGGAATTCATATAAAAGACGACAA ACCTGAAACCAAGTATATCAATGAGATTGTTGATGATGTTACAAGAAAACTGATGAACACTATGCCTAGAAGCACTTCTGAAAAATTGTTTGGAATGGATTATTAG
- the LOC121208140 gene encoding disease resistance protein RUN1-like has protein sequence MGGIGKTTLADVVYKEVSPKFESRLFVQNVREKIKKQGDESLRNELLSKLLNEKEICIDTPSIGYPYQERLNNKRVLVVHDDISDSDQIDFMGVEHFGLGSKIIITSRDRQMLNPAANFRDLLHKFVKHAQGNPLALKVLGSKLYSKSRKEWESEVDKLKQYAEPKISHILKSSFDGLGVVEKNIFLDIACFFKGELLEIGLHAACEEAKVSTCSPYKFKHISYPGKFDDVGVDDQLYLSVQV, from the exons ATGGGTGGTATTGGCAAAACTACCCTTGCTGATGTTGTATACAAGGAAGTGTCTCCAAAGTTTGAAAGTCGTTTGTTTGTTCAAAATGTTcgtgagaaaataaaaaaacagggGGATGAGTCTTTACGAAATGAACTCCTTTCTAAACTATTAAACGAAAAAGAAATTTGTATTGATACCCCTTCCATAGGATACCCATACCAAGAGAGGTTGAACAATAAAAGAGTACTTGTTGTCCATGATGATATTAGTGACTCAGACCAAATAGATTTTATGGGTGTTGAACATTTTGGTCTTGGAAGTAAAATCATTATAACATCTAGAGATAGACAG ATGTTGAATCCAGCAGCTAATTTTCGAGATCTACTGCACAAGTTTGTAAAACACGCCCAGGGTAATCCACTTGCTCTTAAAGTTTTGGGTTCTAAACTATATTCAAAGTCTAGAAAAGAGTGGGAGAGTGAGGTGGATAAACTAAAGCAAtatgctgaaccaaaaatttcacatattttgaAGAGTAGCTTTGACGGGCTAGGTGTAGTAGAGAAGAATATATTTCTTGACATAGCATGCTTCTTTAAAGGGGAACTGTTAGAAATTGGCCTACATGCAGcatgtgaagaagccaaagtgtCAACATGCAGCCCATACAAATTCAAGCACATAAGTTATCCGGGTAAA TTTGATGATGTAGGAGTTGATGACCAACTTTACTTAAGTGTACAAGTTTAG